The following are encoded together in the Salvia hispanica cultivar TCC Black 2014 chromosome 6, UniMelb_Shisp_WGS_1.0, whole genome shotgun sequence genome:
- the LOC125192952 gene encoding RNA polymerase I termination factor-like — translation MDEEGPVVNVNQSNEERIRQKKKDKKKSAKSEVEGYNVDTVKAAPTSENQCIAELNKDHKGGKEKKKKEKKNKGADDAKAVMKSGSRKSELNVVSGENGGGLMIDKAKRDGESSSGLALDNAERKRKQREKKDKNEIVETHDTGEVKRGASINWQEGENASGEVSGQEVMKEKKKQKVKRNDGKVGEKDGDVIRGDSENCMVNAAEIRKEKKGKKKKKNDCFVMSRDTHTDNKSGKVGLSLKRQENVLYDVEDHTQSINEDVATKNNHERKKKKKHKKKEHYKDDLPPIQQEHVDSDTNSILNTLETQKKEAELTNKRKKKKSKLSENGSTDERDNEDGYAKKGKKRKSSLVVKGSDDTLPSKSNKKVRFSDQDEVFPLPPESNTEEGGKKDNLVRAKRFTPEEDEIVKGSVMKYIEDHELGDEGVNMILNSSKHPELKGCWKEIASSIPYRPYNAIYYRARILFMRSESRKWTQEEYDMVLKYQEEHGNKWRALADELGKHTWHVKDTWRRIKLRDRKKGNWSQEEYQRLFDLVNTDLQLKLSEEKRSKHGMLRDNIAWTAISDELSTRAQAACCLKWYNQLTSPMVAQGVWADSDDYRLLSALYSLDATCMEDVGWDDLIDTRDGDLCRKRWNQMVLHLGHIGNKSFAEQVEVLAQRYCPHLLEARETWDSKPRVP, via the coding sequence ATGGATGAGGAAGGTCCAGTTGTTAATGTGAACCAGAGTAATGAGGAGAGAATCAGGCAGAAGAAAAAggataagaaaaaaagtgcCAAAAGCGAAGTAGAGGGTTATAATGTTGATACTGTGAAAGCAGCTCCAACATCTGAGAATCAATGTATTGCTGAACTGAACAAGGATCATAAAGGGGgcaaagaaaagaagaagaaggagaagaaaaacaaGGGAGCCGATGATGCTAAGGCTGTCATGAAGAGTGGTTCTAGAAAAAGTGAATTAAATGTAGTATCTGGTGAGAATGGTGGTGGATTAATGATTGATAAAGCTAAAAGGGACGGGGAGAGTTCCAGTGGATTAGCACTGGATAATGCTGAAAGGAAGAGAAAACAAAGAGAGAAGAAGGACAAGAATGAGATTGTTGAGACACATGATACTGGCGAAGTAAAGAGGGGTGCGAGTATCAATTGGCAAGAGGGAGAAAATGCATCGGGAGAAGTGAGCGGCCAAGAAGttatgaaagagaagaagaagcagaaagTGAAGAGAAACGACGGTAAGGTGGGAGAGAAAGATGGAGATGTGATCCGAGGGGATAGTGAGAATTGCATGGTCAATGCCGCGGAGATTAGGAAGGAAAAGAAGggcaagaaaaagaagaagaatgactGTTTTGTCATGTCAAGAGACACTCATACTGACAATAAATCTGGTAAAGTTGGTTTATCTTTAAAAAGGCAGGAAAATGTGTTGTATGATGTTGAAGATCATACTCAATCAATAAATGAAGATGTTGCTACCAAGAATAATCatgaaaggaagaaaaaaaagaagcacaAAAAGAAAGAACACTACAAAGATGATCTGCCTCCTATTCAGCAAGAGCATGTAGATAGTGACACCAACAGTATTCTGAATACACtagaaacacaaaaaaaagaagcagaGCTTACCaacaaaaggaagaaaaagaagtcCAAACTTTCCGAAAATGGTTCTACTGATGAACGAGACAATGAAGATGGATATGcaaagaaagggaaaaagagAAAGTCCAGTTTGGTGGTGAAAGGTTCAGATGATACTTTACCTAGCAAAAGTAATAAGAAAGTCCGATTTTCTGATCAAGATGAGGTATTTCCTCTCCCTCCTGAATCAAATACTGAGGAGGGTGGAAAGAAGGACAATCTGGTAAGAGCCAAGCGGTTCACACCTGAAGAAGATGAGATTGTGAAAGGTTCTGTTATGAAGTACATAGAGGATCACGAGTTAGGTGATGAAGGTGTGAACATGATCTTAAACTCTAGCAAGCACCCTGAACTGAAAGGTTGCTGGAAAGAAATAGCGTCTTCCATTCCATACAGACCATATAATGCTATTTATTATCGTGCTCGGATTTTATTTATGAGGTCTGAGAGCCGGAAATGGACTCAAGAAGAGTATGACATGGTTTTGAAATACCAGGAAGAGCATGGTAACAAGTGGAGGGCCTTGGCAGATGAACTTGGTAAACATACATGGCATGTGAAGGATACTTGGCGCAGGATAAAGTTACGTGACAGGAAGAAAGGAAATTGGTCACAAGAAGAGTATCAGAGATTATTCGATCTGGTGAATACTGATCTGCAATTGAAACTTTCTGAAGAGAAGAGGTCCAAGCATGGAATGTTGCGGGACAATATTGCTTGGACTGCAATTAGTGATGAGTTATCCACTCGAGCACAAGCGGCTTGCTGTTTAAAGTGGTACAATCAATTAACATCACCTATGGTAGCTCAAGGTGTATGGGCTGATTCAGATGACTATCGTCTGCTAAGTGCACTTTATAGCCTGGATGCAACTTGCATGGAAGATGTCGGATGGGATGATCTTATTGATACCAGAGATGGAGATTTATGTCGAAAGCGTTGGAACCAGATGGTTCTACATCTAGGTCACATTGGAAATAAATCATTTGCTGAACAAGTTGAAGTATTGGCTCAAAGATACTGCCCACATCTTCTTGAAGCAAGAGAAACCTGGGATAGCAAACCACGGGTTCCCTGA